The proteins below are encoded in one region of Fimbriimonadaceae bacterium:
- a CDS encoding PQQ-binding-like beta-propeller repeat protein, which translates to MLALAGLAASAVAQFDGVAPVAWRWAETTSAPPAGAPLVDGDQVFVAVGGRIYSVNRKTGNQNWRFPVAEPLDGNFRTGAALAGNLIVGATDARIVYAVDKATGALKWQHPAEAPVAGTPVIAGNAVVYATTDRSLVALNLDSGSPLWPQPVKAANGIYPNLAAWQDSVIYMTNEPQIISMNVATKKENWRIGLRSLSAATQLVAYGDSIYVASGNYISAIRAASGGRKGEVRLDKTLSFGPAVSANGVAVVSDDGYVFTFDANLKPVFRAGINLESLPVNSPGFVGKWVVVPTTNGSVNVLDPTTGDIVFNYIVPPLFKVAADGGGDTPPARFVTASGPAAESGSTMLVLLRDGSLVAFDSRLGVDLTPPEISMLWPRRGEQISGAAPLEFLFQIDDASSGVNSSSLKVYVDDKEYEGVYSRDGYLSVKIAAGGRNQPLTDGRHEIRVVAKDWLGNEATQTVNVSVDNTLAATGLAPRKSATEGTGGAGGRRRGGAAGGG; encoded by the coding sequence GTGCTGGCCCTTGCGGGCCTCGCCGCTTCCGCCGTCGCCCAGTTCGACGGGGTCGCCCCCGTGGCCTGGCGATGGGCCGAGACAACTTCGGCCCCGCCTGCTGGAGCGCCGCTTGTCGACGGCGACCAAGTCTTCGTCGCCGTCGGAGGCCGCATCTATAGCGTGAACCGCAAGACCGGCAACCAGAACTGGCGCTTCCCGGTCGCCGAGCCTCTGGACGGCAACTTCCGAACTGGTGCGGCCCTTGCCGGCAACTTGATCGTTGGCGCCACCGATGCCAGAATCGTCTATGCCGTGGACAAGGCGACGGGCGCCCTGAAGTGGCAGCACCCGGCCGAAGCCCCCGTCGCAGGCACCCCGGTCATCGCGGGCAACGCCGTGGTCTATGCGACCACCGACCGCAGCCTGGTCGCGCTGAACTTGGACAGCGGCAGCCCCCTTTGGCCCCAGCCGGTGAAGGCCGCCAACGGGATCTATCCGAACCTGGCCGCCTGGCAAGACAGCGTCATTTACATGACGAACGAGCCGCAGATCATCTCGATGAACGTCGCCACCAAGAAGGAGAATTGGCGCATCGGCCTGCGCAGCCTCAGCGCGGCGACCCAGCTCGTCGCCTACGGCGACTCCATCTATGTCGCCAGCGGCAACTATATCTCCGCGATCCGAGCGGCAAGCGGCGGCCGCAAAGGCGAGGTGCGGCTGGACAAGACCCTTTCCTTCGGCCCGGCCGTCAGCGCGAACGGGGTGGCGGTGGTCTCGGACGACGGGTACGTCTTCACGTTCGACGCGAACCTGAAGCCGGTCTTCCGCGCGGGGATCAACTTGGAGTCGCTGCCGGTCAATTCACCTGGGTTCGTCGGCAAGTGGGTCGTCGTCCCGACGACGAACGGTTCCGTGAACGTGCTCGACCCGACCACGGGCGACATCGTCTTCAACTACATCGTCCCGCCGCTCTTTAAGGTGGCTGCGGACGGTGGGGGCGACACCCCGCCTGCCCGGTTCGTGACGGCTTCCGGCCCGGCCGCCGAGAGCGGCTCGACGATGCTGGTGCTGCTTCGCGACGGCAGCCTGGTCGCTTTCGACAGCCGACTCGGCGTGGATCTCACCCCGCCGGAGATCTCGATGCTCTGGCCCCGCCGTGGCGAACAGATCTCCGGCGCGGCGCCCCTGGAGTTCCTCTTCCAGATCGATGACGCCTCGTCCGGCGTGAACTCTTCGAGCCTGAAGGTCTACGTGGACGACAAGGAGTACGAAGGCGTCTACTCGCGGGACGGCTACCTCAGCGTGAAGATCGCGGCGGGCGGCCGGAACCAGCCCCTGACCGACGGGCGACACGAGATCCGGGTGGTCGCCAAGGACTGGCTTGGCAACGAGGCCACTCAAACCGTGAATGTAAGCGTTGACAACACTCTGGCCGCAACCGGCCTCGCGCCCCGCAAGTCGGCGACCGAGGGAACCGGCGGCGCAGGTGGCAGAAGGCGTGGCGGGGCAGCCGGAGGCGGCTAG
- a CDS encoding amidohydrolase family protein, which produces MSQVLDALGPQGFGAYLVEWDEGGPILERVTKKPEGTLVPGFVDIHAHGGVGVDGMTADSEGWRKWLDALCRQGYESLLPTTVASSVMGVQRFLSLLPEDPMVAGFHMEGPFISPARAGAQPKEAIALPPSGPGEWDDVLNDPRLKLVTLAPELPNATALISRLRDRNVTVSMGHTDADYDEARIGFEFGASNVTHMFNAMRPFHHRSPGIVGYALTNPDLTCELVYDRVHVAKEAAELLFKCKPLEKIVAVSDAAAGAGLPNRSEFELWGHKASVVKGVVSLEDGTLAGSASTLYDSFRFLWEDFGAETAIRLCCLNPRRAAPGLSLDPRVWLTLDPDLRITETRRVLG; this is translated from the coding sequence GTGAGCCAGGTTCTTGATGCCCTTGGTCCGCAGGGTTTTGGGGCTTATCTTGTCGAATGGGACGAGGGTGGGCCGATCCTCGAAAGGGTGACCAAGAAGCCCGAAGGGACGCTGGTCCCCGGCTTTGTTGACATCCACGCTCACGGCGGGGTGGGAGTCGACGGCATGACGGCCGACTCGGAAGGCTGGCGTAAGTGGCTGGACGCCCTGTGTCGGCAGGGATATGAGTCGCTGCTTCCCACGACGGTCGCAAGCTCGGTGATGGGTGTCCAACGGTTCTTGAGCCTCTTGCCTGAAGATCCGATGGTGGCGGGCTTTCACATGGAAGGCCCTTTCATTAGCCCCGCGAGGGCCGGTGCGCAGCCCAAGGAAGCGATCGCCCTCCCTCCGAGCGGCCCGGGCGAATGGGACGACGTCTTGAACGACCCGCGGCTCAAGCTGGTGACCTTGGCTCCCGAACTGCCCAATGCGACGGCCCTCATCTCGCGGTTGCGCGACCGGAACGTCACCGTCTCGATGGGCCACACCGACGCCGATTACGACGAGGCGCGGATCGGCTTCGAATTCGGAGCCTCGAACGTGACCCATATGTTCAACGCGATGCGCCCCTTCCACCATCGCAGCCCGGGCATCGTCGGCTACGCCCTCACCAACCCCGATCTGACCTGCGAGCTGGTCTACGACCGGGTCCACGTCGCGAAGGAGGCGGCGGAGCTCCTCTTCAAGTGCAAGCCGCTGGAGAAGATCGTGGCGGTCAGCGACGCTGCCGCGGGCGCAGGGCTGCCCAACCGGAGCGAGTTCGAGCTGTGGGGCCACAAGGCGTCCGTGGTCAAGGGCGTCGTCAGCTTGGAAGACGGCACTTTGGCGGGGAGCGCGTCGACGCTGTATGACAGTTTCCGATTCTTGTGGGAGGACTTCGGCGCAGAGACCGCGATCCGCCTTTGCTGTCTCAACCCCCGCAGGGCGGCCCCCGGCCTGAGCCTGGACCCTCGTGTTTGGCTGACGTTAGACCCCGACCTGCGCATCACGGAAACGCGTCGGGTGCTAGGATAG
- a CDS encoding APC family permease translates to MTGISRLKRILLGRPIATKRAHHEKLIVPFGLAVFASDALSSVAYASEEIMLVLVLAGPVGLQYLLKVSAWLGVLMLIVGFSYFQTIQAYPKGGGTYIVSSENLGKGAAKIAGASLLIDYVLTVAVSVSSGIAAIVSMAPGVQPFAVPIGVAAIALLGLANLRGAKESGALFAIPTYFFVVMMLALIGTSLMRGAGSPHIPPQGLTAPAEGWHAINVLLLLRAFAASCTALTGTEAIADGVPAFKDPAPRNAGLTLILMVGLLLTMFLGVSWSAMHYGIVPMAADAPGYQTVVAQLASLHFGDGSWLFRLTLVATATILFLAANTAYADFPRLASFVARDNFLPRQLMSLGDRLVFQNGIVLLSLFAVALIVFYNADTHSLIPLYAMGVFISFTLSQAGMAMKLWTERKQALAEGATGSARKKAWQMSISGFGALVTFIVTGILLVTKWEEGAYLIVIALAAMLFLFQAISKHYKYLANELNLAPDDVIPKYKTAALLLVPRLHKGILSAIAYARASTADVRALHVTLDGSSAESLKKAWEEFGEDLPLVILDSPYRSLVDPVTDYVDQMIAEDPDLVVTVIVPQAVPKYPWHAILHNNAAAQLKTALASRKNVVVTNVRYFLR, encoded by the coding sequence ATGACGGGGATATCACGGCTTAAGCGGATATTGCTGGGGCGGCCGATCGCTACAAAGCGGGCCCACCACGAGAAGCTCATCGTTCCTTTTGGGCTCGCCGTCTTCGCCTCGGACGCGCTCTCTTCGGTCGCTTATGCGAGCGAGGAGATCATGTTGGTCCTCGTCTTGGCGGGGCCGGTCGGACTCCAATACCTGCTAAAGGTGAGCGCCTGGCTCGGCGTTCTGATGCTCATTGTGGGCTTCAGCTACTTCCAGACGATCCAGGCCTATCCGAAAGGTGGCGGCACTTATATCGTCTCGTCCGAGAACCTTGGGAAAGGGGCGGCCAAGATCGCTGGGGCCTCTTTGTTGATCGATTACGTCCTCACGGTCGCGGTCTCAGTCAGTTCTGGCATTGCCGCCATCGTTTCGATGGCGCCGGGCGTCCAACCCTTCGCCGTCCCTATCGGCGTCGCGGCCATCGCCCTCTTGGGCCTGGCGAACCTGCGTGGCGCGAAAGAGAGCGGCGCGCTGTTCGCCATACCGACTTACTTCTTTGTCGTCATGATGCTGGCGCTCATCGGGACGAGCTTGATGAGGGGGGCAGGGTCGCCACACATCCCGCCCCAGGGGCTCACCGCTCCGGCCGAAGGGTGGCACGCGATCAACGTGCTCCTCCTCCTGCGGGCCTTTGCCGCCTCGTGTACGGCGCTCACGGGGACGGAGGCGATCGCGGACGGTGTGCCTGCCTTCAAGGACCCGGCGCCCCGGAACGCCGGCCTGACCCTGATCCTCATGGTCGGTTTGTTGCTCACCATGTTCTTGGGCGTCAGCTGGTCCGCAATGCACTACGGCATCGTCCCCATGGCCGCCGATGCCCCGGGATACCAGACGGTGGTCGCGCAGCTGGCGAGCCTGCACTTTGGCGACGGCTCCTGGCTCTTCCGCCTGACTCTTGTCGCGACGGCCACGATCCTGTTCCTGGCTGCGAACACGGCTTACGCCGATTTCCCCCGCTTGGCCAGCTTCGTCGCCCGGGACAACTTCCTCCCCCGGCAGCTGATGTCGCTGGGCGACCGCCTCGTTTTCCAGAACGGCATCGTCCTGCTTTCTCTGTTCGCGGTGGCGCTCATCGTCTTCTACAACGCGGACACCCACAGTTTGATCCCGCTCTATGCGATGGGCGTCTTCATCTCCTTCACGTTGAGCCAGGCAGGCATGGCGATGAAGCTCTGGACCGAGCGGAAGCAGGCCCTGGCCGAGGGCGCGACCGGCTCCGCCCGCAAGAAGGCCTGGCAAATGTCGATCAGCGGGTTCGGCGCCCTGGTCACGTTCATCGTGACGGGCATCCTGCTTGTCACGAAGTGGGAAGAGGGCGCTTACCTGATCGTGATCGCGCTGGCCGCGATGCTGTTCCTTTTCCAGGCGATCAGCAAGCACTACAAGTATCTGGCGAACGAACTGAACTTGGCTCCGGACGACGTGATTCCCAAGTACAAGACGGCGGCTCTCCTGTTGGTGCCGAGGTTGCACAAAGGCATCCTGAGCGCGATCGCCTATGCTCGGGCCAGCACGGCGGACGTCCGCGCGTTGCACGTGACCCTCGACGGCTCCAGCGCCGAAAGTCTCAAGAAAGCCTGGGAAGAGTTCGGCGAAGACCTCCCGCTGGTGATCTTGGACTCGCCCTACCGGTCACTGGTGGATCCCGTCACCGACTACGTGGACCAGATGATCGCAGAGGATCCGGACTTGGTCGTGACTGTCATCGTGCCCCAGGCCGTGCCCAAATATCCCTGGCATGCCATCCTACACAATAACGCGGCCGCCCAATTGAAGACCGCCCTCGCCTCGCGCAAGAACGTGGTCGTCACGAACGTCCGCTACTTCCTCCGCTAG
- the dprA gene encoding DNA-processing protein DprA yields MAEGVAGQPEAARPSELSAAFWSRILAAELGVEQASRAAAGASSSPDPEAFLLAWPGASERQRQAMAAHDATAAERALLGGAEVLFGDRLPSLLLRAPSPPPAVFVDGDLRCLDRPMVAIVGTRTASTYGLAMARRFAGELAQAGATVVSGGAVGIDRAAHEAAMEAGGATLAVLPCGVDVVYPSRHAQLYAKIRERGALMSRYPCGVGPKKHWIPGRNSVVAGLCRAVILVEVPSESGALITAKHAREAGRTTFVVPGPANQPSFVGSHALIRRGAVLADDPGQVLRSLGLQASPGQEFDPSAFGGDEAAVFGALVGQPLSVEKLAESTGLAPGRVLSALTILELEGAIVRATEGYARAQ; encoded by the coding sequence GTGGCAGAAGGCGTGGCGGGGCAGCCGGAGGCGGCTAGACCTAGCGAACTTTCCGCGGCCTTCTGGTCGCGGATCTTGGCCGCGGAACTGGGCGTCGAACAGGCGTCCCGGGCCGCGGCCGGAGCGTCTTCCTCCCCCGACCCTGAAGCGTTCCTTCTCGCTTGGCCCGGTGCCAGCGAGCGACAGCGCCAGGCGATGGCGGCCCATGACGCCACTGCCGCCGAGCGCGCTCTCCTGGGCGGGGCCGAGGTGCTCTTCGGCGACCGCTTGCCGTCCTTGCTTTTGCGGGCGCCTTCGCCTCCCCCTGCCGTCTTCGTCGACGGAGACCTTCGGTGCCTCGATCGGCCGATGGTGGCCATCGTGGGAACGCGGACGGCGAGCACCTATGGGCTTGCGATGGCGCGGCGCTTCGCGGGCGAGCTTGCCCAAGCCGGCGCGACGGTGGTGAGCGGCGGGGCGGTGGGCATTGACCGCGCAGCCCACGAGGCTGCGATGGAGGCGGGGGGCGCGACCCTCGCGGTCCTCCCCTGCGGCGTGGACGTGGTCTATCCCAGCCGCCACGCCCAGCTCTACGCGAAGATCCGCGAAAGGGGGGCGCTCATGAGCCGTTACCCGTGCGGGGTCGGGCCGAAGAAGCATTGGATCCCGGGTCGGAACAGCGTCGTCGCCGGGCTTTGCAGGGCCGTGATCTTGGTCGAGGTGCCGTCCGAGAGCGGCGCCCTCATCACCGCCAAGCACGCTCGGGAAGCGGGCCGAACGACCTTCGTCGTCCCCGGCCCCGCGAACCAACCGAGCTTCGTCGGCTCGCACGCCTTGATCCGCCGAGGGGCGGTGTTAGCGGACGACCCGGGGCAAGTCCTGCGGAGCTTGGGGCTGCAGGCTTCCCCTGGGCAGGAGTTCGACCCGTCCGCCTTCGGCGGCGACGAGGCGGCCGTTTTCGGAGCGTTGGTCGGTCAGCCGCTTTCGGTCGAAAAGCTTGCCGAATCGACGGGTCTCGCCCCCGGCCGCGTGCTTTCCGCCCTGACAATTTTGGAGCTTGAGGGCGCGATTGTCCGGGCGACCGAGGGGTACGCTCGCGCCCAGTGA